The Deltaproteobacteria bacterium genome includes a window with the following:
- the efp gene encoding elongation factor P, translating into MYNASDLKKGLRIKIDNEPYIVTEFNFVKPGKGQALYRSKLRNMITGAQFERTFRSVDSFEPADLQEKKMQYLYKEEGKYCFMDNESYEQVFLTEDQIGEAKNFLIDNLEAEILFFEDKPLEVSLPNFVDLVVVQAEPWARGDSVSGKTKPVTLQTGYQIQVPPFVEEGEKIRVDTRSGEYLTRVKE; encoded by the coding sequence ATGTATAATGCAAGTGATTTGAAGAAAGGGTTACGGATTAAAATTGACAATGAGCCTTATATCGTTACCGAATTCAACTTTGTAAAACCCGGAAAAGGCCAGGCTTTGTACCGGTCCAAACTGCGAAATATGATTACGGGGGCACAGTTTGAGCGGACATTCCGGTCAGTGGATAGCTTTGAACCGGCGGATCTCCAAGAGAAAAAAATGCAGTACCTTTATAAGGAAGAAGGAAAATACTGTTTCATGGATAACGAAAGCTATGAACAGGTTTTTCTTACCGAAGATCAAATTGGGGAAGCAAAAAATTTCTTGATTGATAATTTGGAGGCAGAAATTCTTTTTTTCGAGGATAAGCCTTTGGAAGTCAGCTTACCGAATTTTGTTGATCTGGTTGTCGTGCAAGCTGAGCCTTGGGCTAGGGGCGATTCGGTATCGGGTAAAACAAAGCCGGTAACCCTGCAAACCGGTTATCAGATTCAGGTACCTCCTTTTGTCGAAGAAGGGGAGAAGATCAGGGTTGATACACGGAGCGGTGAATATCTTACAAGGGTCAAGGAATGA
- a CDS encoding biopolymer transporter ExbD, translating into MRNGRKRNNESKLLADINVTPLVDVVLVLLIIFMVTAPMLQMGIDVNLPRVKSKSIDVTEEKLVLTINSEKEIFINKNKISVPDLGVKLESIFSNRIDREIFMRADKNVPYGFVVEVMSAVRKAGVDKLGMITESPEESR; encoded by the coding sequence ATGAGAAACGGAAGAAAACGTAATAATGAAAGCAAGCTTTTGGCGGACATCAATGTTACCCCACTTGTTGATGTCGTTCTGGTTTTGTTGATAATTTTTATGGTAACAGCTCCAATGCTCCAGATGGGTATAGATGTAAATCTTCCCCGGGTAAAATCAAAGAGCATCGATGTGACGGAGGAAAAACTTGTACTGACAATTAACAGTGAAAAGGAGATATTCATAAACAAGAATAAGATATCTGTTCCTGATCTCGGTGTAAAACTGGAAAGTATCTTTTCCAACAGAATCGATAGAGAGATTTTCATGCGGGCGGACAAGAATGTTCCTTATGGTTTTGTGGTTGAGGTGATGTCTGCGGTTCGGAAGGCCGGTGTGGATAAGCTGGGGATGATCACAGAATCGCCAGAGGAATCAAGATGA
- the epmA gene encoding EF-P lysine aminoacylase EpmA, producing the protein MEETWRLSKKQDTLWKRARMIHAVRDFFISRGYLEVETPNMIPVLIPESHIDAISCGDCFLHTSPELYMKRLLAAGYPRIFQICKCFREGERGSCHLPEFTMLEWYCQAIDYRLLMKECEELIISVAHNLGYGDVIPYQGQTLRLQRPWESISVREAFALYGPMPMDKALKEDCFDEVMVSYIEPHLGFEQPTFIYDYPVSKATLAKAKEEEPDLAERFELYIGGKEIANACSELTDPNEHYIRFEKVQKYRRSMNKSVYPISERFLQDVVTMPAAAGIALGVDRLAMIFTDSPIIDNVVTFTPELL; encoded by the coding sequence ATGGAAGAAACATGGAGACTGTCGAAAAAACAGGATACCTTATGGAAACGCGCCAGAATGATCCATGCTGTACGGGATTTTTTCATCAGCAGGGGTTATTTAGAGGTAGAAACTCCCAATATGATTCCGGTACTTATTCCGGAATCCCATATCGATGCCATTTCCTGTGGAGATTGTTTTTTACACACATCACCCGAACTATACATGAAGCGACTTCTTGCGGCAGGTTATCCAAGGATATTTCAAATCTGCAAGTGTTTCCGTGAAGGGGAACGGGGTTCATGCCATCTTCCTGAGTTTACCATGCTGGAGTGGTATTGCCAGGCGATAGATTACCGTCTGTTGATGAAGGAGTGTGAAGAATTGATCATATCTGTTGCCCATAATCTCGGGTATGGTGATGTTATTCCTTACCAGGGGCAGACATTACGGTTGCAGAGACCATGGGAGAGTATATCGGTAAGAGAGGCCTTTGCCTTATATGGACCGATGCCGATGGATAAAGCTCTGAAAGAAGACTGTTTCGATGAAGTGATGGTCAGTTATATCGAACCTCACCTGGGATTTGAGCAGCCAACCTTTATCTATGATTATCCCGTTTCGAAGGCAACCCTGGCAAAAGCGAAGGAAGAGGAACCGGACTTAGCTGAACGATTTGAGTTATATATAGGAGGAAAGGAGATAGCCAATGCTTGTTCCGAACTTACTGACCCCAATGAGCATTATATACGATTTGAAAAGGTACAGAAATATCGCCGTTCGATGAATAAATCGGTGTATCCGATATCAGAACGTTTTTTGCAGGATGTTGTTACAATGCCGGCAGCCGCCGGAATTGCCCTTGGTGTTGACAGATTAGCCATGATTTTTACTGATTCACCCATAATCGATAACGTTGTAACGTTTACACCGGAATTACTGTAA
- the tolQ gene encoding protein TolQ, with protein MILDAGIMVQFVLLLLLFFSVVSWAIIFMKYRSIKKVKRENDMFLDAYMKSNKLSDIFPESKKYKNSSIAEVFQAGYTELVKITKVIRESTSAKENDELTGPHLEMKGIDNVERALNRACSSESTKLESTLGFLATTGSASPFIGLFGTVWGIMDTFRSIGTRGSATLAVVAPGISEALIATAAGLAAAIPAVIFYNYYLNRIKNMTMEMDNFASEVLNIIERYYVKK; from the coding sequence ATGATCCTTGATGCAGGAATAATGGTGCAGTTTGTCCTGCTCCTGCTCCTTTTCTTTTCCGTTGTGTCGTGGGCTATAATTTTCATGAAATATAGAAGCATTAAAAAAGTTAAAAGGGAAAATGATATGTTTTTAGATGCATATATGAAGAGTAATAAGCTCTCTGATATTTTCCCTGAATCGAAAAAATATAAAAATTCGAGTATTGCTGAAGTATTTCAGGCCGGCTACACGGAACTGGTCAAGATCACCAAGGTTATCAGAGAGTCAACATCTGCTAAAGAAAACGATGAATTAACCGGGCCTCATTTGGAGATGAAAGGAATAGATAATGTTGAGAGGGCTTTAAACAGAGCATGCAGTTCTGAGTCAACAAAGCTTGAAAGTACTCTTGGTTTCTTGGCTACGACAGGAAGCGCATCGCCATTTATTGGCCTGTTTGGAACAGTCTGGGGTATTATGGATACGTTCAGATCCATAGGCACAAGAGGTTCAGCAACCCTGGCTGTTGTGGCGCCGGGCATTTCTGAGGCACTTATTGCTACTGCTGCAGGTCTTGCTGCTGCCATACCGGCTGTCATTTTTTATAACTATTACCTCAACAGGATAAAAAACATGACAATGGAAATGGATAATTTTGCTTCCGAGGTATTAAATATTATTGAACGATATTATGTGAAAAAATAG